GTGAGCTCGTTAGGGATTTTGATCTCAAACGGAATGCCGTTATGAAGCGCTACTTGAGTTAAATACATTGCAATGGCTTCTGATAATGAAATGTTCAGTTTATTTAG
This region of candidate division KSB1 bacterium genomic DNA includes:
- a CDS encoding type II toxin-antitoxin system RelB/DinJ family antitoxin is translated as LNKLNISLSEAIAMYLTQVALHNGIPFEIKIPNELTAETIRKSEAGQELHQVNSVDELFKELES